Genomic segment of Deinococcus planocerae:
GAAAGCGTCCAGGGCGATGTTGTCCTGCTGGGTGCGGCTGGCGAACCTGAAGGGGCCGCTCCCCACCGGTTTGAGGCCGAAGTTCTTTCCGGCGGCCCGGGCCGCGGTCGGCGAGACGATCATGCCCGAGCGGTCGCTCAAGACGGCCAGCAGCGGGCCGTAGGGGGCGCTCAAGGTCAGGCGGACGGTGGTGGGGTTCAGGGCCGTGACGCTCTTGACGGCAGACAGTTCGTTCTTGCGGGCGCTGCCTTCCAGGGTCAGGTTGCGCTCAAGGGAGTATTTCACGGCCGCGGCGTCCAGCGGGGTGCCGTCATGAAATTCCACCCCGCCGCGCAGGGTGAAGGTGTAGGTGAGGCCGCCGTCCGTGATCTTCCAGCTCCTTGCCAGGGAAGGAACGATTTTGAGTTGGTCGTCGACCTCGACGAGCCGGTCGAACACCTGGTACAGCACCTGCCGATCGACCGCCGCCGCCGACAGGGCCGGGTCAAGGCGAACCGGTTCGGCGTCCAAGCCCACCGTGAGGGTTTGCGCCAGGGCGGCTCCGGTGGTCAGGAAGGAGAGAGCGAGCAAGACGCGAACGCACGAGGCCTTGGGCATGGTCAACTCCTGGCGGGCAGCTCACTCCCCGTGAACCGGGCGGGACGCTTGGCACGCGTGTCCGGTTGCGTTCGCCCCCTGAACGCCGCAGGGAAGAGCACGTCTCATCGGTCACGGAGCCTGGGGTGGTCAGGGCGGCACGTGATGCTCGACCGGATGGACAGCCACCGCTGTCGGGCACTCCGGTCACGGCAGGGTTGTCGGTGTGATGGTTGATCATAACGGCGGGGTCTTCGGGCGTCAACCACCGGTCCTCGGCCCCATCGGGAAAGACAAGGGCGGGACGGTGTGGGCGCCGACCCGCCTTCCGGGCCAGCTCAGGTTCACACTGCTGCGCCGCTGCCTGGCCAACCCCTCGGCGCTGGTGGCCGTGGTCGTGCTCCTGGTCCTGACGGTCTTGTCGCTGGCGGCGCCGTGGATCACGCCCTACGGACCGAGCACGGCGTCCTTCGACGCGCTGAGCCGGGGGCCCAGCCGCGCCCACTGGTTCGGAACCGACGACCTGGGCCGGGACGGGTTCACCCGCACCCTGTACGGCGGAAGGGTCTCCCTGACGGCGGGCATCGTGTCGGTCCTCGTCGCCGCCCTCCTCGGCACGTCTCTCGGGCTGCTGGCCGGGTACTTCCGGGGGTGGCTCGACGAGGTGCTCATGCGGGTGGTGGACGCGCTGCTCGCCCTCCCGTTCCTGGTCCTGGCGATTGTGCTCGCGGCGGTGTTCGGTCCCAGCCTGCAAAACGCCATGCTCGCCATCGCCATCGTCACCACGCCGTCCTTCGCGCGCATGGTGCGTGGTGGGGTCCTGGCGCAGCGCGAGCGGGAGGACGTCCAGGCGGCCAACGCCCTCGGCGCCCACTCCCTGCGGGTCATCCTGCGCCACGTCCTCCCGAACCTCTCGGGCGTCTTGATCGTCCAGATCACCCTGGCCATCGCGACGGCGGTGCTGGCCGAGAGCACGCTGTCGTTCCTGAGCCTGGGCGTGCAGCCGTCGACGCCCAGTTGGGGCGTCATGCTCGACTCCGCCCGCGGAGTTCTGACCACCGCTCCCCGGATGGCCCTTTTTCCCGGCATCTTTACCTTCCTGACGGTGCTCGCTTTCAACCTGGTCGGCGACGGTCTGCGCGAGGCCCTCGATCCCAGGGCGCGGGGGTGAACTCCGCTGGGTCACGGAGTGCGGGGGCCCGCCTCGGGTGGAGCGGGTGGGATTGCACTAGAAGCGTCCGCCAACACACGTCGCGCCGCCCGGAGCACAGCCGTGCCCAGTGGAGGGCGCCCTCGCACTGGTTGGTCTGGTCCGTCTTGACCGGGGCCGGGACAAGCTTCAGCAATCCTGATTGGGTTTCTCGATCTTGTCCCGGACCGCTTCCGAGGGGCCGTCCGTGTCCTCTCGGGGTCGGGGCCTCGCAGGCTTGCCCCCGGAAGACCCGCGCGGTAGGCTGTCGTCCATTCGTAAGTAAAGTTTCCGAACGGAGCGGGCATGGGACAACCACAGACCCTTCGACGACTCAACCGGCGGCAGGTGCTGCGGGCGTTGCTGGACGCCCAGGTGCTGACGCGCCCGCAGCTGGCCGAGCGGTTGGGACTGTCCAAGGTCACGGTCAATGCCGTCGTCCGGGAGCTGCTGGACAAAGGCCTGGTCCAGCTCTGGGCGCAGCCCGCCGGCGGCAGCGGCCGCATTCCTCAGGGCGTGCGCCTCAACCCGGCGATGGGCACGGCCCTGGGCCTGGACCTGCAACTCCAGCGCCTGCACGGACGCGCGGTTGCCCTGGGGGGCGGTCTTGAGCGGCCCTGCCGGCGGGCGAGTTCTCCAGGCCGCGTGGTGGAGGACGCCGCCGCCCTGCTGCGCGAGGTGCACGGGCGCGCACCGTTCGGGCCGCTGAGCACGGTGGTGCTGGGTGTCCCGGCGCCGGTGGACGCCCAGGGGCGTGTGGGCGAGCCCAATGCGTTGGGACCCTTCGACGCCGAGCCGGTGCTCACCGCCGCCCGGGACCTGGGGCTCGAGGTCCGCTTCGAGAACGACGCGAACCTGGCAGCGCTGGCCCTCGCCGCGCAGTACCCGGACCATGCGACGCTGGCGACGGTCATCGAACGCCCCAGCGGAATCGGGGTGGGTCTGATGCTGCAAGGCCAGCTCTACCGCGGACCGCAGGGCCGTGCCGGCGAGCTGGGCCAGGCCCCCTGGCCCAGCTCGGGGGGCGCGAGGTGTATCGAGAGCCTGCCGCTGGCGGAGCGCACCGAGGCCGCCGCCTACGCCCTGGCGGGCCTCGCCAGCGCCCTGGACCTGGAGCGCCTGATCCTGATCGGCGAGCGGAGTGGTCCACTCGCCGCGCGCCTGCGCGAACTGCACCCGGGCGTGGCGCTGTCCCTGCCCCAGGACGCGGCAGGCACGCCGCTGCGGGGCGCCGTGCTGCTGGCCCGGCAGTGGGGACGGGAGCGCCTGCTGGACGACGCCTTGCACGGGAAGAAAGCGACCCCCTATGTGGCATAGCACCTACCGGCGCACCGTCTTGCGGCCCGACTACGATTACGCCCGCGCGCACTTGCTGCCCCACCTGTTCGACGCGCTGACCGCCCACGCCCTGATGCTGGACTCCCGGGGCGTGCCCCGCGCGGGCCAGGCCGCGGCCCGGCTGCGCGCCCTGCGCCGCGAGCCCTTTCCCCCGTACGATCCGCAGGTCGAGGACGTGTTCTTCATGGTGGACCGCCGCCTGGCGGGCGAGGACCCGGAGGCGGCGGGAGCCTTGCGCACGGCCCTGTCGCGCAACGACCTCGACACGACGGTCTACCGCCTGAGCGCCCGCGAGCGCCTGCTGCGGGCCACCCGGCGCCTGCTGGCCCTGCGCCGCACCCTGCTCGACCTCGCCGGGCGCGAGGTGGACACGGTGATGGTCGCCTATACCCACCACCAGCCCGCCCAGCCCACCACCCTGGCGCACTACCTGTCCGGGCTGGAAAACGTCTTGTCGCGCGACACCCGGCGGATGTTCGCGGCGCTCGGGCACGTGAACCTCAGCCCGATGGGGGCGGTCGCCCTGGCCGGGACGAGTTTTCCCATCGACCGTGAGCGGACGGCGGAGTTGCTCGCCTTCGACCGGCCCATCGAGAACACCTACGACGCGGTGAGCGCCAGCGACTGGCAGGTGGACCTCGCGGCCACGGTCACGGTGGCGGCGACCACCCTCTCGCGCGCCGTGCACGACCTGCTGCTGTGGGCCTCGCGCGGCCTGCTCACGCTCGAAGACGGCCTGGTGCAGGGCAGCAGCGTCATGCCGCAAAAGCGCAACCCGGTCGCGCTGGAGCACGCCCGCACGAAGTTCAGCAAGGCGATCGGCATGACCCAGAGCGTCATTCTCAGCGCGCACAACGTGCCCTTCGGGGACATCAACGACCCCGGGCCCGACATGCAGCCCTCCCTGCACGGCATGTGGCAGGAGTTCCGGGAGGGCGTGGAGCTGCTCACGGTGGCCCTGACGAACCCGCGCATTGGCCGCGAGGCCTGGCGCCGGGAGGCCGAGTGCGGCGAGTCGGTCGTCACCGAGCTGGCCGACGCCATCGTGCGCCACCGGGGCGGCGGCTTCCGGGAGGCGCACGGGGCGGTCAAGGGCCTGCTCACGGGGCTCCACGCCGAAGGCCGCACGCTCGCCTCCCTCACCCGGCACGACCTGGAACGCCTGGGCGTGGACCTGCCCGCCGGTGAGCTCGCCGCCGCGCTCGACCCCGCCGCCTTCGTCGCCCGCCGCACCACCCTCGGGGGCCCCGCGCCCGCCGTCATGCGGGAGGCGCTCGCCGCCGCCCACGCGCGGCTGAGGGGAGACACCCTCGACCACGGGCGCGCCCGGCAACGCTTCGCAGACGCCCGGACGCGTCTGGAGGGAGGAACAGCATGGTAAAACGCCTCGGAGCCACATTTCTCGCCGCGCTCGCCTGCGGGGTCGCCGCCCAGGTGGGGCCGGGCAGCTACGGCGGCACGGTCAGCGGCCTCGACCTGATGGACGTGGACCTGATGTTCATCGGCGCCCACCCGGACGACGACGGCGGCGTGACGGCCACGCTGGCCCGCTACGTGCTCGACGGCGGTCACAAGGCCACGGTGGTCACCCTCACGGGCGGGGAGGGGGGCGGCAACGCCACCGGGCGCGAGACGGGCCGGGCGCTCGGCCTGATCCGCGAGGAGGAGGAGCGCCGCTCGCTGGGCATGGTGGGCGTGACCTCCCCGCACTTCCTGGGCCTGCGCGACTTCTACTTCACCCTCTCCGCCGAGGAGACCGAGCGCATGTGGGGCGGGCAGGCCTTCGTGTGCGACGTGGTGCGCCTCGTGCGGGTGCGCCGCCCCGAGGTGATCGTCACCATGTGGCCGGGGCCGGGCACCCACGGGCAGCACCAGATGGCCGCGCGCGCCGCCACCCTCGCCTACACCCGTGCGGGCGACTCCGCGTACTGCCCCGAGCAGCTCAGGGAAGGCCTGCAACCCTTCACCCCCCTGAAGCTGTACTCCTACCCGGGCAGCGCGGAGGACGCCACCGTGAGGATTCCCACCGACGAGGTATCCCGCACCGCCCGCGTCCGGTACGCCGACCTGAGGAGCGTCGCGCAGTTCAACTACCGCTCGCAGGGCTGGGACGCCACGAACACCCTGCCCGCGAAGTCCGCCAACCCCGAGACCTTCATGCTGGTGAGCTCCCGCGTGCCGGTCCCCGAGCAGGAGACTTCCCTGCTGACCGGGGCGCTGACCCCTGGCGTGGGCGCGCCCCTGGGCGTGCGGCTCCAGGCCCGGCCCGCGAGCTACGACATCGGCCAGGGCCGCCCGGCGCCCGTCGAGGTCACGCTGACGAACGCCACCGCCCAGCCCATGACCGGCGTCCGGCTGGCCCTGGACGTGCCGGGGGGCTGGCGCGTCACCGGCACGCCGGGCGCGCGCACCCTCGCCCCCGGGGAGAGCATGGCCCTCACCCTGCGCGTCACCGCCCCCGAGGACGCGGGGGCCGAGCGGACTCCCCTCGCCGTTCGGTACACGGCGACCCAGGCGGGGCAGGCGGTCTCCGGGCGCAACGTCACCTTCGTGCGGCCCGTCCCGCCCGTGACGGCGACCTTCGCCCCCACCTTCGACGTGGCGGGGTATCAGGCCTTCGCGCGCCAGACCGGCACCGACTGGGTGATCGGCACCCTCCCCACCCGGTTGCCGCTGGTGCTGGGCGAGCCCACCGCCGTGACCGTCAACGTGACGAACCGCGGCGCGCAGGTCGCCAGCGGCACGCTCGACCTGAAGTTGCCGGACGGCGTGACGGTGGTCGGAAAGCCCGAGTACCGGGTCAACCCGGGGGAGACCGCCGCCGTCACCGTCCGGCTCCAGGCGACCGCCGCGGCCCTGCCCGCCGGACGGCAGAGTGCCCAGCTTCCCGTCAGCGTCACCGCGGGCGGTTTCCCCGACACCGCGACCGCGTTCCTGCTGCCCAGCCTGACGGTTCCCCGCCTCGCCACGCCGCCCCGCATCGACGGGGACCTGGGGGACCTCGCCGCCGGGGCCGCAGGCAGCCTCAGCCCCGCCGACCTGTGGTGGCGCACGAAGCCCGACTCGGAGGCCGACGCGAGCGCCGCTTTCCGGCTCGGCTACGATGATCAGTTCCTGTACGTCGGCCTGAACGTCAAAGACGAGCTGGTCGCCTGCAACATCGCCCCCGACGACGTGAAGGCGCAACTGCGCTCGGACGCGGTCGGGATCACCGTCGATCCCGGCGGCCAGAGCCGCGACACCTCGACCACCTTGCAGGCCGCTGCGTTCCCCTGCACCACGGCGGGCTTCGGCGCGCGGGGCTTCCGTGACGCGGACGCCAACCAGGGCGTGATGGAGGAGACGGCCCCCGGCATGCAGGTGGCGTCCCGGAAGACGGACGGCGGGTACAGCATCGAGTTCCGGATTCCCTGGGCGGCGATGCCTGCCAGGCCACAGCCGGGCACGCCGCTGGGCCTGAACCTCGTCCTGTACGACGGCGACCAGCCAGACGCCCGGGTCGGCGCCAACATCAGCCAGAGCGGGCTGGCCTGGGCGGCGTTCTCCTGGGGCGGCAAACAGGCCCTGCCCTACCTGTGGCCCCGCGTGACCCTCGGCAAGTAAGCCTCTGTTTCCCCCAAGGAGCCCCCCATGCGCAAGTTCCTGACCCTGGCCCTCACCCTCGCCGCCGTTCCCAGCGCCGCCGCCGCGCCCGTCACCCTCACCTACTGGCAGTACGACTTCGCCAGCAAGGTGGACACGATGAACAAGCTCATCGCGAAGTTCGAGGCGCAGAACCCGGACATCAGAATCCGGCAGGAGACCTTCCCCTACGACGCCTACAACCAGAAGGTCGCCTCCAGCGTGCCCGCCGGTCAGGGTCCCGACGTGGTGAACCTCTTCTACGGGTGGCTCCCGCAGTACGTGGACAGCGGGTACCTCCAGCCGCTGCCCGCGCGGGACTTCCCGGTGGCCCAGATAGACAAGACCTTCGTGCCGATGGTCCAGACGAGCAAGATCGGCGGGCAGTACTACGCGCTGCCCACGTCGGTGCGCACCCTGGCGGTGTTCTACAACAAGGACCTGCTGCGGGCCTCGGGCGTGCTGACCCCGCCCCGCACCTGGGAGGACTTCATCGCCGCCGCGCAGAAGGTGGTCAAGGGGGCGCCGCCGCGCTTCACCACCCTGGGCTTCGGCATCCAGCCCGACGGGCAGGACTATCACGTGGTGCGCGAGGTGCTCGTGCGGCAGTTCGGCGGGTCGCCCTACAGCAAGGACGGCAAGCAGGTCGCCTACGACAGCGACGCGGGCCAGAAGGCCATGAGCTTCTACACCGACCTCTTCACGAAGTACAAGCTCGGCACGCCCAACTTCTTCCCCGGCAACAACTCGTACCGCGACGCCTTCATCGCCGGGAAGGTCGGCATGATCATCGACGGCTCCTTCGCGGTGAGCACCATCCAGAAGGGCGCGAAGTTTGGCTGGGGCGTCGTGCCGCTGCCGGTCCTCAGGGGGAACGGCGTCCGCAGCAACTTCGGCTCCTACTGGGTGAACGGGATCACCAAGAACGCGAAAGGCGACAAGCTGGCGGCCTCGGTCAAGTTCCTGAAGTTCCTCACGAGCGAGGACACCCAGCGCACCTGGCTCCAGTCGGTCGGGGAGATTCCCGCGAGCCGGAAGCTGTCGAACGATCAGCAGCTCCGGCGCGATCCCGTCTACGGCCCCTTCGTGCAGGCCCTGCCTTTCGCGCACTCGACCCTCTTCGTGGATGAGGCCGGGCAGCGCAAGGCGTGGGTGGACGCGATCAACACGGTGATCTTGCAGGGCGCCGCGCCCGCCAATGCCGTGAAGCGGGCGGCGGCGGATGAGCAGAAGATCTTGAATGGCTACTACAAGTAAGCTGCGGGGGGGGCGGCCAGCGGCCCGTGCCCCCGCCCGCACGGGCAGCCTGCGCCGCCACCAGATCCGCACGGCCTACACCTTCTTGCTGGTGCCGCTGCTGTTCTTCCTGGTGGTGCGCTTCATCCCGACCCTGATGTCCCTGCGCCTGAGCCTCTTCGACTGGAACATCCTCCGGGAGCAGCAGCCCTTCGTGGGCCTGGAGAACTACCGCACGCTGCTGGAGGACGGGCGGTTTGGCCAGGCCCTGCGCAACACCGCGCTGTACACCCTGATCGGCGTGCCCGTGCAGGTCGCCCTGGGCCTGGGCATCGCCCTGTTGCTGGGCCGCGTGCGGGCGCTGCGGGGCCTGTACCGGGCGCTGTACTTCGCGCCGTACGTGACGCCCATCGTCGCGGCGGCGTGGGTGTGGCAGTGGGTGTTCAGCCCGCAGTTCGGGCCGGTGAACACCTTCCTGGGCTGGCTGCACCTGCCCGCGCAACCTTTTCTGACCTCGCCTGGTCAGGCGCTGCCCACCACCGCCGCGCTGGTCGTGTGGCAGAACCTGGGCTTTCAGGTCGTGCTGTTCCTCGCGGGGCTGGCCGCCATTCCGCGCGTGTACTACGAGGCGGCGGAGATCGACGGGGCCAGCGGCGCCCAGGCGTTCCGCAAGATCACCCTGCCCCTCCTGAACCCCACCATCGTCTTCAGCGTGGTGACGGGGACCATCGCCTACCTGCAACTGTTCACCCAGGTCGTGAACCTCAACTTCACCGACCAGGGCGGGCCGCTGGGCAGCACGATGACGGTCGCGCTGTACATCTACCAGCTCGCCTTCGGGCGCTACCAGATGGGCTACGCCTCGGCGGTGACGGTGGTGCTCTTCCTGATCATCCTCCTGATCACCCTGTTGCAGTTGCGCTTCCTGACCCGGAGGTACGACGCTTGACCGTCACCGCCGCCCCGCCGCCCCGCCGCCGGACCGACCTCCGCACGGCGCTCGCCTACCTGATCCTCACCGTGGGGGTAATCCTCACTCTCTTTCCCTTCGCCTGGATGCTGCTCACCAGCCTGAAGAGCTTCCAGGAGCTGTTCAACCTGGCCTTCCTCCCCGCCGACCCCACCCTGGACAACTACCGGCAGGTGCTCACCGAGACGCGGTTTCTCCAGTGGTTCGGCAACAGCCTGCTCGTCGCCACGGTGACGACCCTCAGCGTGCTGTTCTTCGACTCGCTGGTCGGGTACACGCTCGCCAAGTTCGACTTTCCCGGGAAGAGCCTGATCTTCATCCTGATCCTCTCCACGCTGATGATCCCGACCGAGATGCTCGTCGTCCCCTGGTTCGTGGGGGTCAGCGACCTGGGGCTCACGCGGTCGGTGCCCGGCGCGTACTTCGCGATCATGTTCCCCGGGTTGATCAGCGCCTTCGGGGTCTTTCTGATGCGGCAGTTTTTCGAGAGCCTTCCCGACGACCTGCTGGAGGCGGCCCGCATCGACGGGATGCACGAGTTCGGCATCTTCTGGCGGGTGGCCCTGCCCCTGGTGCGCCCGGCGCTGGCGAGCCTCGCCATCTTCACGTTCCTGGGCAACTGGAACGCCTTCCTGTGGCCGCTGATCGTGATCCAGCAGCCCCAGTTCCGCACCCTGCCGGTCGGGACGGCGCTCTTCAACGGCGAGGCGGGCACCCAGTGGGGGCTGATCATGGCGGCGAGCAGCCTCGCGGTGATCCCCGTGCTGCTGGTCTTCGCGTTCTTCCAGCGGCAGATCATCGAGGGCATCGTGCTCACGGGGATGAAAGGCTAGGGTGCGCTTCGGAAACCGCGACAGGGACCAGGGCGACAGGCTGCGCCGGGCCGCTTCCCGTGCCGAGACCAACGACCAACGCCGACCCCCTGGGGATGGAGGTCCGGCGGCCGGAAGACGCGAGCCCCAACCTGGGGGGAACACGCCCCACCGGAGTCTCCCTATGAGGGAACTGGTTGTCCTGGGCAACGTCAACGTCGACCTGATCCTGGGACCGCTGGGCGCCTGGCCGTCGGAGGGCACGGAGGTCCTCGTCAAGCGGGGCGTCTGGCGGGTGGGCGGCAACGCGGGCAATGCCGCCGTCGCCCTCGCGGGCCTGGGAGCCCGGGCGTGCCTGGTCAGCACGGTCGGCCAGGACCTGCCCGGGGAGTGGCTGCGGGCGAACTTGCGCGGAGTGTCCGCCCTATGGCGCCCGGTTCCCGAGGCGACCTCCGTCACGGTGGCCGTCACCCACCCGGGCGGCGAGCGCTCTTTCATCACCCACCTGGGGCACCTCGCGCAGCTCGGCTGGACGGACCTGCGGGCATCGGTGCCGGCCGCGTCCCCGGTCCTGCTCGCCGGGGGGTTCCTGACCCCGGGCCTGCGCCGGGACTACCCGGCTCTCCTGCGCGAGCTGACGGGGCACGGCAGCGAGGTCGCGCTCGATCCCGGCTGGCCGGAGGGGGGGTTTACGGGAGAGGTCCGGGCCGAAATGACCTCCTGGCTACCCCACGTGACGCACCTGCTGATCAACGAACTCGAGGCCCGCAGCCTGACCGGCGAGCTGGACCCACGGCGAGCGGCCCGCGCGCTGGTGCGCCACCTTCCTTCCGGGGGCACCGCCGTGGTGAAGCTGGGGGCCCGGGGTGCCGTGGCAACCTGCGGGGACGAGCAAAGCCACGTTCCCGCGCCGACAGTGCGGGTGATCGACACCGTCGGCGCGGGCGACATCTTCAATGCCGCTTACCTGCAAGCGCGCCTGGGAGGCGGGAACCTGCGCGCGGCGCTGGAACACGGGGTCCAGGTCGCCTCGCGGGCCATCTCCAGCTCCCCTCGCGTCTTTGTCCCTGCCGGAGGGGTGGCCTGGTGACAGCTCCCAGCCCGTTGATGGAGTCTGCTGGGCGCCAGGTTGCAGCCGGGGCCGAGGGACGTCCGGCCTGGCTGGTCGGAGCGCGCTCGGCGCCAGTCCGGGTCCTGTGCTCCGCGCGCCTCGCGCCGCCCGTTCGACCCACCGGGTGAAATGCCCCGGTCAGAAGCACCGGAACGGCGAACGGCCCGAGGTTCGGCGCACCCGGCTGGGTCAAGGAACTCCTCGCGGACGATCTGCCGTGAGCACCGGAACGCCGCGCCGCGGCGCCAGGGCCAGGCAGGAGTGCTCGCTTCCCCCCACTGCTCGCCGCCCTGGGGCGTATGCCTCAGGCTTCCCCCCGGATCAGCTCCACCGCGAACGGCAGGTCGGGGAGCGTGGCCCAATTTTGTTCGGCGGTCATCACGTCCGCCCCGAGCGTCTCCGCCGTGCCCAGGCACAGGGCGTCGCCCAGACTGAGATCGTAGGGCTTGCGCCGGGCGTAGTAGAAGCTCGCCGCCCGCTGCGCGCTCACCTCGAAAGGGACCACCGTGAGGAGCTGCCCGAGCTGGTGAATACGGGTCCGCACCTGCTCCGGGGTGAAGGTGCCGCCCGACACCAGCTTGCCCTCGACCTCGATCAGCCCAATCGTGCTGACCAGGTGCTCGCGGCGGGCGGTCGTCAAGGACCTCAGGACCCTCTCCCCTCCCCGCTCCCTGCGGATGAAGGCGGTCAGGGCACTGGCGTCGATCAGGAGTGGCCGGGCCCTCAAGGCTTCTCCCGCTGGGCCTCGGCACGCCGTTCGTCGAGAAGCTCCTGGGTGAAGTCCCGGCGGTCGTCCTCGGCCAGGCTCCCGTACAACTCCTGGGCCAACTGGTGCTTGGTGGTGATCCGGACCTGCTTGCCTTCCACCACATACAGCAAGGTGTCCCCCTCGGCCACCTCCAGGGCGTCACGCACCCCACGGGGAAGGATGGCGCGGTACTTAGGACCGAGTTGACCGGAGTACACCTGAGGTCCTTGAGGGACACTTTCTGACATAGGGACACTTTATCATCTCCCCGCCCTCGCCTCACCCTTCTGGTAAGTGGGATTACCAGAAGCTTCGCTGCGGCGATGATCGCACCAGGCTTCCTACCGTTTTTCTGCTAATATGTACTGATGACTGTTGGTAAGATCAGTGTAAGTTTGGAGGAACCGCTCCTCGACTTTCTCAGCCACTATCAGGAGACCCACCGGGTTCGCTCCAAATCGGAGGTGATCGCCCAGGCCCTCACCCTCCTGCGGGAACGGGAGCTGGAAACTCAGTACGCCGAGGCCCTGGCCGAGTGGCGGGCGAATGGCGAGGGCGATCTGTGGGAAAGCGTGATCGCCGACGGCCTGAGCGAGGGTTCCGATGCGGCGCGGTGACATCTATATCGCCGACCTCGACCCCGCCCGTTCGAGTGAGGCGAACAAGCGGCGCCCGGTGGTGATCGTCAGTGCCGACAGCCTGAACCGAACGGTGGACCGGCTGGGGGCCGGGGTCGTTACCATCGTGCCGCTCACCGGCAACGTGACGCGGGTTTATGACTTCCAGGTGCTGCTGCCGGCGGGGGAGACCGGGCTGGAGAGTGACAGCAAAGCGCAGGCCGAGCAAATCCGGGCCGTGGGATTCAGCCGTTTGGGACCTGCGCCAGTCGGCCACGTGCCCGCCGGGCTGATGGTCCGCCTCGACGCCGCCCTGCGGTTGCACCTGGCGCTGTGAAGCGGGGAGGCGTCTGGTGACCCTTGACCTGTACCGCCAGGGTCAACTCGCCCCGTCCCGCGAGTGGGTGAATCTGAACCCCGAGGAGCGGCGGCGCCGGGCGGTGGCGGCGGTCGCTGGGAAAGATGTGGCGACGCTGCTCGACCTGCTAGAGGCTCACCACGTTCGCACCCACGGGCATGTCAGCAAAGAGACCCTGCGCAAGTACCGGCTCGGGGGCCGTACTTGGCTGGAGTATGCCCAGAGCCACGCGGTGAAGGTGCTGCACCCGGAGGTCGAGCACGCCGACTTGTGGGTCCGGGAGTTGGAGGCCAGCGGGAAATCTCCCGCCTCGGTGGGTGTGCTGCTCGCGGGCGCACGAGCGCTTTACTCCGCCTTGCGCTGGGCGAAGGCCACCACCGACCATCCCTTTACGGATGTGAAACCGCGCAAGGACAAGCGGCGCCCCTGGGACAAGCGCCAGCCCTACCCGGAAGGCGACGTGGGCAAACTGCTCGCCGCCGCTCCCGTCGAGATGCGGGTGCTGCTGCGCCTGGGGGGCATCGCCGGGCTGCGCGCCTCGGAGATCACCGGCCTGAAGTGGGGTGACGTGGACCTGGAAGGGGGGACCTTAACCGTGCGGAACGGGAAAGGCGGGAAGACGAGACGGGTCCTCTTGTCCTCTTCTTTGGTTGCGGACTTGCGAGAACTCGGTCCGCAAAAAGAAGAGGTGGCGGTGATCGGACGGACTCCGGAGGCGGCGCGGGGGAGACTGCGCACCCTGTGCAAGCAGCAGGGCATTCCCTACCTGGGGCTGCACGCCCTGCGGCACACGGCGGGCACGCGCCTGGTGCGGGCGGGCTTTCAGCTTCAGGACGTGGCGGAGCACCTGGGGCACAGCGACGTGCAGACCGCCCGGACCTACGGCAAGTGGGCGGATGACCGCCTCAAGGAGCATTTGCGGGGCCTGTGAGGGTACATGTCGGCCGCCCCTCACCCTGAGCTGGCCGTGATCGGGGCGACGGCGAACGCGGCCAGGGAGCGGTTGAAGCTCGCCTGTCAGAAGGCCGGGGTGGCCTACCGGGGTGTGCACGCGCTGCGGCATTGCGCCGGGACGCGGATGGTCCGCGCGGGGCCCTCTTCACGACGCGGCCCGCCACTTCGGGCACAGCAGCATCGAGACCACCTAGACCTACGCCAAATGGGCCGACGACAGCCTCA
This window contains:
- a CDS encoding ABC transporter permease; this translates as MVDHNGGVFGRQPPVLGPIGKDKGGTVWAPTRLPGQLRFTLLRRCLANPSALVAVVVLLVLTVLSLAAPWITPYGPSTASFDALSRGPSRAHWFGTDDLGRDGFTRTLYGGRVSLTAGIVSVLVAALLGTSLGLLAGYFRGWLDEVLMRVVDALLALPFLVLAIVLAAVFGPSLQNAMLAIAIVTTPSFARMVRGGVLAQREREDVQAANALGAHSLRVILRHVLPNLSGVLIVQITLAIATAVLAESTLSFLSLGVQPSTPSWGVMLDSARGVLTTAPRMALFPGIFTFLTVLAFNLVGDGLREALDPRARG
- a CDS encoding ROK family transcriptional regulator; protein product: MGQPQTLRRLNRRQVLRALLDAQVLTRPQLAERLGLSKVTVNAVVRELLDKGLVQLWAQPAGGSGRIPQGVRLNPAMGTALGLDLQLQRLHGRAVALGGGLERPCRRASSPGRVVEDAAALLREVHGRAPFGPLSTVVLGVPAPVDAQGRVGEPNALGPFDAEPVLTAARDLGLEVRFENDANLAALALAAQYPDHATLATVIERPSGIGVGLMLQGQLYRGPQGRAGELGQAPWPSSGGARCIESLPLAERTEAAAYALAGLASALDLERLILIGERSGPLAARLRELHPGVALSLPQDAAGTPLRGAVLLARQWGRERLLDDALHGKKATPYVA
- a CDS encoding lyase family protein, yielding MWHSTYRRTVLRPDYDYARAHLLPHLFDALTAHALMLDSRGVPRAGQAAARLRALRREPFPPYDPQVEDVFFMVDRRLAGEDPEAAGALRTALSRNDLDTTVYRLSARERLLRATRRLLALRRTLLDLAGREVDTVMVAYTHHQPAQPTTLAHYLSGLENVLSRDTRRMFAALGHVNLSPMGAVALAGTSFPIDRERTAELLAFDRPIENTYDAVSASDWQVDLAATVTVAATTLSRAVHDLLLWASRGLLTLEDGLVQGSSVMPQKRNPVALEHARTKFSKAIGMTQSVILSAHNVPFGDINDPGPDMQPSLHGMWQEFREGVELLTVALTNPRIGREAWRREAECGESVVTELADAIVRHRGGGFREAHGAVKGLLTGLHAEGRTLASLTRHDLERLGVDLPAGELAAALDPAAFVARRTTLGGPAPAVMREALAAAHARLRGDTLDHGRARQRFADARTRLEGGTAW
- a CDS encoding PIG-L family deacetylase, which translates into the protein MVKRLGATFLAALACGVAAQVGPGSYGGTVSGLDLMDVDLMFIGAHPDDDGGVTATLARYVLDGGHKATVVTLTGGEGGGNATGRETGRALGLIREEEERRSLGMVGVTSPHFLGLRDFYFTLSAEETERMWGGQAFVCDVVRLVRVRRPEVIVTMWPGPGTHGQHQMAARAATLAYTRAGDSAYCPEQLREGLQPFTPLKLYSYPGSAEDATVRIPTDEVSRTARVRYADLRSVAQFNYRSQGWDATNTLPAKSANPETFMLVSSRVPVPEQETSLLTGALTPGVGAPLGVRLQARPASYDIGQGRPAPVEVTLTNATAQPMTGVRLALDVPGGWRVTGTPGARTLAPGESMALTLRVTAPEDAGAERTPLAVRYTATQAGQAVSGRNVTFVRPVPPVTATFAPTFDVAGYQAFARQTGTDWVIGTLPTRLPLVLGEPTAVTVNVTNRGAQVASGTLDLKLPDGVTVVGKPEYRVNPGETAAVTVRLQATAAALPAGRQSAQLPVSVTAGGFPDTATAFLLPSLTVPRLATPPRIDGDLGDLAAGAAGSLSPADLWWRTKPDSEADASAAFRLGYDDQFLYVGLNVKDELVACNIAPDDVKAQLRSDAVGITVDPGGQSRDTSTTLQAAAFPCTTAGFGARGFRDADANQGVMEETAPGMQVASRKTDGGYSIEFRIPWAAMPARPQPGTPLGLNLVLYDGDQPDARVGANISQSGLAWAAFSWGGKQALPYLWPRVTLGK